Sequence from the Macrobrachium rosenbergii isolate ZJJX-2024 chromosome 26, ASM4041242v1, whole genome shotgun sequence genome:
TCAAATCATTGGGTTGTTAAAATTGAGGACTACTGGTTTAGAAtgggcttctttttttttttttttttttagttttctgtaaaagaaaattgttgtgccggctttgtctgtccgtccgcactttattccgtccgcgcTCTTTtgttgtccgccctcagatcttaaaacctactgaggctagagggctgcatattggtaagttgatcatcaaccctccagtcatcaaaaataccaaattgcagccctctagcctcagtagtttttattttatttaaggttaaagttagccataatcgtgcgtccggcaacgatataggttaggccaccaccgggccgtggttaaagttgtatgggtcgcggctcacacagcattataccgagaccaccgaaagatagatctattttcggtggccttgattatacgctgtagcgactgtgcagaaaactcgattgcgccgtagaaacttcagcgcattttttacttgttttttttaggtGGAATTCAGGTAATTGGGTCTTAATGAAGACACACCGAGAGCATTCTTTGCACAGATGTTCCCCAAATCATTTTGAAGAAATTCTAATTGGCTGAAAACCACTTGTCTTAAATCTCGAGGTTgataataactgaatttttatacTCGCAATTGACACTCAATTAGGACCCCTCCAGTTAAACAGTTAAGCAGATATTTAGATTGGCCAGCTTTGAGGCATTCCTAACTGGGGCATTAGTTCTGGTCATTTGGTTCAAAACCTCATTAGGTGATTTTAATGTAGTTTTTTGACACTTAAATGGTCGTAACTGAGATTGACTCCAAATGAGGACATCAACGTGGATTTGTGTCTCTGCTTCTGTTATCCACTACTTCCTCCGGGCCTGGGCTACATAGGGATCCTAGATTTTTCATCCATTAATCCCTGCATCTAGAAAATAATAGGATTGATATAAAGGTATtagtaattaatgttattttcttagtCATCAGAACACTGGATTTCCCAAGgcccctcccccattcccctaAGCCACGCCTCCTTTCCTCCCAGCCCACACCCCTCTTCCTCcaaacccctccctcctccctccaagcccctccctccctctaatcctctccctcctttctccagaacccttcttcctcctccaagCCCTTCTCCCCTCCTTCCAAGGACCATTACCTTTTCTCCAAGggtcctccctccttcctccaaGATGCCACCCCTTCCCTTCAAGCTCCTCCTCCCTTACACCAAGGacctttcctccctcctcccaatCCCTCCCCCCTTTTCCCAGGTCACCCCCTCCCTCAAAGCCCCTGCCTCCTCTTCCACAGGCCCATAATTCcttcccaacccctcccccctttcctcctAGGCCACCCCCTCCCTCCAAGCTCCTCCCTCCTACTTCCAAACCCCTCTTCCTACTTCCAAACCCCTCTTCCTACTTCCAAACCCCTCCTCCTACTTCCAaacccctcccctacttcccaagCCCCTCCCCTACTTCCAAACCCCTCCCCCTACTTCCAAATCCCTCCCCTACTtccaaacccctcccccttcctcccaagCCCCTCCCTCTCATCCCAAATACCTAACCACGCGAAAGCAGTTTCTCCAGCCCAATCAGTTACTCcagttattgtaattatttctcGAATTTACCGACGCCAGTTTCCGAATGTGTGATTATGCGCCAAGGAATGTGATTGGTCACGATCAAGGACACCCGACCAACCAATCAACTGACCCCACCCCGCCCTGCCCCCTCCCTGACTGACTGAACCGGCATTTCCCATTGGTCATTGGGGAAACTGGTTGCTAAATGTGccttttttatgattaatttttttattgatttttttttttttggtaacggtctgtatatatttgttttcctattttgctGGAATTGGGGTCGAGTTGCTAAAagataaatgtatgaatatatatatatatatatatatatatatatatatatatatatatatatatatatatatatatatatatatatatatattatataatgcatacaaAAATCTTAATAATAGCCCCTTTCTCAAACCTATGTGAGTGGGGCAGATTATTTAACtgtataataatttcatattttttttatttataactgccATTTTATAAGGGATGATTAACCTAGTGGTACTGATTTCGTAATACAAGTAATTTCTATAAAACGTCTGAGTTAAACTGGTTCTCTTGAGCTTTGGAATGTAGATCCAGTTTGATGTCAAAAAGAGAACTTCTTGTTGACGTGACATCACCGTTTATTAATGTCATGAATGACATCACTAAATATGTCATGACTGACATCACTAAATATGGCAAATAACTTTCACCAGGGATGGTGACAGAATTATTAGTAATTATGTCATAACTGACATCACTAATTAGTGTCGTAACTGACATCACAAATTATAGCTGACATCACTAATCATGTCATAACTGACACCACTAATCATGTCATAACTGACACCACTAATCATGTCATAACTGACACCACTAATCATGTCATAACTGACACCACTAATCATGTCATAGCTGACACCACTAATCATGTCATAGCTGACACCACTAATCATGTCATAACTGACATCACTAATTTTGGCAGAATTGTCACCAATAATTTTGTCGTAACTGACATCACAAATAATAACTGACATCATGATATCATCAATGGTATTGTCATAACTGACATCAGTAAATAATGTCATAACTGACATCACTAAATAATGTCATAACTGACATCACTAAATAATGTCATAACTGACATCACTAATTATGTCATAACTGACATCAAAATTGTCAGAATTGTCATCAATAATTTTGCCATGACTGACATCACTAAATGTTATAACTGACATTCCAAATTAACGGTGTCAGAGCTGTCATCAATAATTTTGCCACAACTGACATCATTTATAATGACAAGACTGACACTCCAAAGTGCTGATCTCAAAACTGACATCATTTTGACGTGTCATCAAACATTTCCCTCTTATCTAACATCAGAACAAACATCACATTTGATATAATCACTGATGTTTCAAAACATCGCAGATAATCTTGACTTTATAATCTTGACTTCATAATTCTGGCTTCATAATCTTGACTTCATAATTTTGACTTCATAATTTTGACTTCATAATTTTGACTTAATAATCTTGACTTCATAATATTTAActtattaattttgactttatAATCTTGACTTCATAATTTTGACTTCATAATTTTGACTTCATAAACTTGACCTCATAATATTGACTTCATAATTTTGACTTCATAATTTGACTTCATAAACTTGACCTCATAATATTGACTTCCTAATATTGACTTCATAATTTCAACTTCATAATTATCAATTCATTATATTGACTTCATAATTATCAATTCATTATATTGACTTCATAATACTGACTTCATAATACTGACTTCATAACCATGACTTCATTTTCCAAATCCACGTATCTCTTAGAATTTAAATCCCATTTGGGATTAACCATAGACAAGACTAGAAACGATTACACTACCCCTAAAGACTCAGGGCATGCATATGTAATCAACAACGAGCCACATGTTCGAATTCCCAAACGTGTGAATTTTCCACGGGAGATGGAGagggttgccatggcaacgggaGGGACGCATCCAGGTCTTTCAACTTCTCTCGATCAGCTGATCAGCTGATGCGAGGTATTGCGTCATCGTTTTTGTGAATTGGGTTATAAGTGTGTTGGTGGATGGTCGGGGGGATTGAGTTGGAGATAATGGTGGTGATGGTGAGAGATGGTTGTCATCCTTCTTGAGGTAAGTTATTTGTGTTGGTGaatggtgggggatggtgttggagatgatggtggtgatggtgagagagggtGGTCATCTTTAAGTTATTTGTGTTGGTGAATGGTTGGGGGATGGTGTTGGAGATAATGGTGGTCGTGGTCAGAGATGGTGGTCATCCTTCTTGAAGGAAGTTATTTGTGTTGGTGAATGGTGGGGGAGGGTGTTGGAGATATGGTGATGGTGAGAGATGGTGGTCATCCTCCTTTAAGTTATTTGTGTTGGTGAATGGTGGGGGAATGGTGTTGGAGATAACGGTGGTGATGGTGGGAGATGGTGGTGGTGATTGTGGTGGTGGACGAGCTGGTATTGTGTTTTCATTGGTGATTGTGATAGGTGGTGGTGATGAGGCTGTGATGAATATGGTGATGTAGTTATAGTGGTGGATAGTGACTGATATTTTTGTGATGATTATGATCGAGTTGTGATGAAAAGACTGACGTTAAGGTTGTAGTAACTGGCGTATTTGTTGTAATAATTATCTTTGCTACAACATTAATCTCAAAAAAATTGAACGACAAGGAGAAATATACCACAACAAATTGGCAagaaatttgcattaaaaatttacatgaaaaattacaacaaacagttttttctttttcttcagattagGTTTCAAAAAGACATATATTTGTAGTCATAACTTCTTTATTTAATATACTACCTTCTAAAACTATCTTCTACAATTTCGTCTCTTACAAGGTTACTACAGCAAGCTGATAAAttagtaaatcaataaattaaaatacaggtGGGTCTGGACGCTGACGGagtaagaaaagacaaaaattaatccCAAATGGACATATCTAAACTAAGAGGTCGTTTCCATTCTTCGCAGTCTTCGCGGATCCAGGAAAGTCTTTTTATCCTTCAGGGATCTATTTCTCCTCAGAACTGATCCCTTGGCGGGCCCGGCGCTCGTCCTCGAGCCTGGCGAACTCGATCTGGTCGAGGACGAACTGTGGAATCGGGTGGGGGAAGTGTGGGGCCACTGGCAGGAGGTCAGACTCGGGCTGGTATCCGTTCTCATCGGCCACGAACTTGAGGCTGGCGATGGAGCCGTCCTCCTGAGGGTAGCTGGGAAAGAAAGAGGGGTACCTCAGGGTGAATTCTTAGGGTCTTGAGTGTTTGGGGGTGTTAACATATAAAActattactttattcatttaagCTAAGATATTAGGCTGGCGATGGAGCCGTCCTCCTGAGGGTAGCTGGGAAAGAAAGAGGGGTACCTCAGGGTGAATTCTTAGGGCCGTGAGTGTTTGGGAAGCATTAAGAACTAAAACTGTTACTTTATTTACTCAAGCTAAGATTTTAGGGCCAATACTATTTATGAAGCATTTAAACCCAAGATATCTAAATTCAGATTGCTAATCTTTCCTCTAAAAGCCTATGGTTTCTCTACGCTGCAGGCTTATAGGCCTATAGGTCTTCAGTAAGTTTTGCCAATGCTCTGTTCTTTTACAAGACTCGTGCCTCAAGGACCCTAAATGTTAAAAGGAAGGGGCACGGCCCTTAAGGGCAGCTGGGAAAGGAAGAGTGGTATTCTCAGGGATACTGACGAGGACCCAAAATGTTAAAGGGAGGAACAACCCTCTTAAGGGTAGCTGGCAAAGGAAGAGGTGTTCCTCAGGGATACTGTCGAGGACCCAAAATGTTAAAGGGAGGGGCACGGCCCTTAAGGGTAGCTGGGAAAGGAAGAGGTGTTCCTCAAGGATACTGATGAGGACCCAAAATTTTAAAGGGAGGGACACCCCCTTAATAGTAgctggaagaggaagagggagggggtggttccaacaagaacaaaatatttaGTAAGGCAACCTCAAACTTAGTGACATTGCACATTACCCAAACTCCCCCTTTTTGCGGTGTTTACCTCCAAGAACCAATGACATTGGCTCCTCCATTCTCTCCCTGGGACCCGGAGATGTGGACCTCGATTCCGTTGGCGGCTTCGAAGTCACTATTGTGGTTTCCGAACTCGTCCGGGGTGTGTTGCTCGTTCTTCAGGATCGCGATGATTGGGCTCGTCTCTGGGAGCTTGTCGgcggttgccatggcaacgacGAAGGGGAGGATGAAGAGAATctgccgggagagagagagagagtgagtgagtatgACTTGACATGACAGGTGGAACTTGGAGCCGATGCGAAGCTGGAACAGAAGAAGCAAAGGCCTCGCGGAATGCATTGCGGTCTCCTGAGGAATATGAGGCCGTGAACGGATGGAAATTTGAATCTAATTTTTGACCAATgattaatttttgatgaataccAGAACCAGGAACCAAAATAGAAATAATAGTGCGGAAGATAATGACTTTTCTTCGACCCCAAACTACTCCGAACTACCTCCAAAGTTAAGGGCGCACCTTCCACGAGACCCTATTTCAGGAATGCTAAGTCACCAACTACTGAAAATCTGAATTTACTAATTTTTGATAAAGAACAGAACCAGGAACCAAGATAGAAATAACAGTAGGGAAGATAGTCATTATTCTTCGACCCCAAACTACCCCAGACTACTGTATCTCCAGATTCAAGGATCCAACCTGGTTActcaattttttatctatttttgatcAACAATTTTTTATCAACAGAACCAGGAACCTaaaagaaatagtatggaagataGTCACTATTCTTCGACCCCAAACTACCCGAAACTACTACCAAATATGAGGACACTCCTTCCACACTACTCAATTTCGGTTATCCGAAGCCACGAGCCATTGGAAATCTGAATTTAACTAGTTTTCATCAACAGCAGTACCAGGaacctaaaaaaaatagtatggaAGATAGTCACTATTCTTCGACCCCAAACTACCCGAAACTACTATAAAATTTAAGGGCCCACCTTAAATTTGGAGAtgcaacacatctcattgtgggagcTCCTTTACGTACAAGATATACGACACATGGAACAAACTGCCACCAGGAGTTGCAAACAACAAGTGAGGAAGAGTTGAAAAGAAAGCTATGACAAAACCAATAGAACACCGTGAACGAAAAGTCAAAACCCTCTCCTacagataagtgagcacatgatgatgtctcctcggatgatCTAATAAGCCTTTGAGACGTCcgaatccttgtaactccttgaaACTCCACTGGACCATATATACCCTCTCACCTGCTTCATGTTGAAGGAATCGAGTTGGGTCTTCTTGTGTACTTGTGTACTTGTGTAAGTCACTCGACCCCAGTTCATATATATACCCTGGGCGCTTTCGACCTGCCAACCTTCGGGGGTCGGTGAAGGGAGGCggaaggggggcggggagggaaAGGGTTGATAAAACAGAAGCAAGGTCGAAAGTGGAGGGGGTGGGGACGGGGTTTGAGAatgagggaggagagagggaatCTCGTAAGGAAATTGGGATAAgaataggttattattattattactattattattacgaagagTATTGGCTCTTAAGAAATAGATAAGAGAAAGGAAGTATGAGAAGatatagaatagagagagagagagagagagagagagagagagagagagagagagagagagagagagagagagagagagaagagaggaattttaatcaatttaatcTAGAGAGAGAAGTTCAATCTTGAGAGAGGGAAGAGACTGAGagaagtagtattagtagtagtaagagagagagagagagagagagaga
This genomic interval carries:
- the LOC136852719 gene encoding cuticle protein AMP4-like, with the protein product MKQILFILPFVVAMATADKLPETSPIIAILKNEQHTPDEFGNHNSDFEAANGIEVHISGSQGENGGANVIGSWSYPQEDGSIASLKFVADENGYQPESDLLPVAPHFPHPIPQFVLDQIEFARLEDERRARQGISSEEK